In the Triplophysa dalaica isolate WHDGS20190420 chromosome 8, ASM1584641v1, whole genome shotgun sequence genome, TTCCTAAATCTGCTTTCTTTTCACAGACTGCACTGTAAAATCTAACACAAGTTGTGATGAATGTCTGAAGATTGTTTCGGTAAGATTGGATAACATGAttcttctttttatttacaaacatgtaatgtgttaaaaatgtagTCGGCTTACATGTTATGCACACTGAAGaatttacagtatgtaaataTTATGGAGTAAAGAAATAGTGAAGgaatatattatttgtttttgacattGTTCTGTGTGcaagatgatgttttgttttaatagttttttctgtatttgtgtgcGTTATTTATCTCTTCATCAGTGTTTGTGGTGCATTTCGAGTCGGAAATGCATAGACTATCCAGTAAAGAACATTCTCCCCCCTCACAGTGTGTGTCCCCTCTCAGATGCACGATGGGGGATGTGCTGGGGTAAGATTCACAAAAACATAGTACATCAAAAATACTGTGACTTAATAGTTTTATCTAGTTAAGTTGTATtatgaacatacagtatataaaagtCTGCTGctttttatgttacatttattaaatgtattttaataaatataacttgAGACCAGTTTAAACCTTGCTGCAtcaagaaaacacatttgtgtttaaatttCACAGTGAATTTCCAGGCTCTCATCATTAGCATTTCTGTGATCGCGGTGGTGATCATCATCGCCATATTAGTCTGTTGTTTCCGTTGCTGTAAATGTGAAAACATCGGGTAAGCTACAAAACCctaattattgtgttttgtagTGTTTGTGAATGCATGAtgttaatagaaaaaaataagggAGGGGAAGTTATTACTAcatgtttatttcataatgCATTCATCTCaattaagattttaataaaattaaacagtttgttaatattaataacaaatgCACACAAAGAACTAAAAGTTTTTCTGTTATAAAAAGGTCAAGGAGGACCGATGAGCGCACGGAGAGACAAGCTCAGCTGAGAAAGTTCCACCATGAAGAGAggtatgttttttctttacttgGGAAAGTTAGAGACTACTGCTTTTAATACCAAATCCACTGTCAGatgttcaaaactttttttgaaGGTTTGTCTGAAATTTAAGGGTGAAGAAAGTCAATTGCTTTCAATGTCTGTTCTATCCATATGTAACTGAAAttagttttgtgtaatattttaacGGATGATGTGGAAACGTGGTCTCTATGTAGAGATTGTGATTTCAGAtcttttgaacattttttttatttgattgcaGGAAAACTGAGATGAGGCAGAGACATGATGAAATCCGACTGAAATATGGTAAGATTCACCCTTAAAAAGgaataaatgtattaactattttttaattgtctgtattttattttaaatatatgaaaaagtTCATTATACACTAGACATTGGACTGTGCGTAATCTGTTTCAGGCTTGGCAAAGGATAATCCATACTCCAGATTTGAAAACAACTAAGCAATTTATACTTactctttgttcttttttataacTCAAttgagcacacaaacacaaattgtTTGCATTTTCTTGACCTGTAGATTAAATTAATCTTccaatgaacaatatatacgGTGAGAATATGTAGTTTGCTTTGATCCGGCCTTTCTTGTTAGGTTGGCTTACAATatattaaatgcatttgttttactTGCCTATGCATTTTTTCTAATGTTTATCTTTTACTCTGATTTGATTTGCTAGGACctctataaataaattaaactggtGTTTGATAGGCCATGGGTTTTGCATTTTTGCTTCAATTTCAAAAGCAATTTTATCCACACCAAATTACCTTCATTGATCAgtttttttgttagtttgttgTTTTGCAATATGGTTGTCTGTGTTTTGCGTTTGTCAGCATTTGAATCACTATCTATTGTGACTAAAGGACTTAAATTTTAATACAGTTGTAATTAAATGACAACCTAACAGGAATAAAGACAACATGAAAACTTGTTCTACGTCTGTTTACTACAAAGTTTGTACATTATGAAATAACTACTGTCAAACAATAAGAATGATCAACAGGTTTGAAACCACATTATagcatattatatatattcctAAAACTTAAACTCTAAATATGCAAATACACCTGCAGTGTTTTGAAGAACACTCCACTTTTTGCATCTCACTGAACTGTGTGATCTGGGTTTACAGCAACAGCTTCCAAATGCATGTAGAATAAACTCCAGAACTTTATCATGAttcatttaggaataaatatcTGGATGTGAATACACTCTTAATAAATTTGAGAGTGTGCACTTTAAGCCAATATGCATACACTAACTTTAATTAATTTTGGTATACAGCcataataacataaaatgtgcttttgtcCCAATATGTTATTACTGTAGCCTACCTAAACAAGGCAGCACTCCAAACTTTTACCTCAGTCAAAATGATGCCTaggaaataacataaaattGCCTGTTAGATAGACACAAAATGAATTATACTGTATCTCATACCCTCACTACACATCACAGCATCTGATATGTCTTAGTCTTGTTAAAGCCTATAACAAACAGATAGAAATTGTATGCAGCATGGTGATCGAACAAACAAagtcagttttttatttacaaggCAATGAAGCTGAAATAGCGATCAACAGGATCGTTTCTTATGGTATGTAGATTTTTAAACAGCTGTAGATGTTTCTTTATCTTGGTTCAAATACAGTCATGCATTaggcaaaaaaaaatgtcagtattatttgaaattatttctgtttcattGTATTTCTGAAAGCAAGTGCTTGTTAGAGATTAATTTTCACacataaaaact is a window encoding:
- the pttg1ipb gene encoding PTTG1 interacting protein b yields the protein MSNNRSLLISLFIPVCCIAVVLGQTTSPLTNCTVKSNTSCDECLKIVSCLWCISSRKCIDYPVKNILPPHSVCPLSDARWGMCWVNFQALIISISVIAVVIIIAILVCCFRCCKCENIGSRRTDERTERQAQLRKFHHEERKTEMRQRHDEIRLKYGLAKDNPYSRFENN